In Myxococcales bacterium, the following proteins share a genomic window:
- a CDS encoding tetratricopeptide repeat protein codes for MTRIVTRVLPVLLALSLVGFPTVSAEAQPNAKKDPKTEALELFEKSADLYRQGKFDEAAQLLERAYSLHDEAVLLYNLGRAYEGLGENQKAIDAYTKYLEKAPKAKDRGALERRMETLKAQLAQQNKPLPDKQPEPVVPAKPVAPEPDRPPPSRGPGVLPWVVAGVGVAAVGAGLFVGLQAKSKRDDAQDNPESRAAQEDYDSAKSMATTANVLLIAGTVVAAGGVTWALLSRKKSEPAAAAPLHFTVTPGGFRIGGRL; via the coding sequence ATGACTCGCATCGTCACAAGGGTTCTGCCAGTCCTCCTGGCTCTGTCTCTGGTTGGCTTTCCGACAGTTTCCGCCGAAGCGCAGCCGAACGCCAAGAAAGACCCAAAAACCGAGGCGTTGGAGCTGTTCGAGAAGAGCGCTGACCTGTACCGCCAGGGGAAGTTCGACGAGGCCGCCCAGCTCCTCGAGCGGGCCTACTCCCTCCACGACGAGGCGGTGCTGCTCTACAACCTGGGCCGAGCCTACGAGGGTTTGGGTGAGAACCAGAAGGCCATCGACGCCTATACCAAGTACCTCGAGAAGGCTCCCAAAGCGAAGGACCGTGGCGCGCTCGAGCGGCGCATGGAGACGTTGAAGGCTCAGCTCGCGCAACAGAACAAACCGCTGCCCGACAAACAACCCGAGCCCGTCGTGCCCGCCAAACCCGTCGCGCCGGAACCCGACCGGCCACCACCGAGCCGTGGCCCCGGCGTCCTGCCATGGGTCGTCGCAGGCGTGGGTGTCGCGGCGGTTGGCGCTGGCTTGTTCGTGGGGCTGCAAGCCAAGAGCAAGCGGGACGACGCGCAGGACAATCCCGAGTCACGAGCGGCGCAAGAGGACTACGACAGCGCCAAGAGCATGGCAACGACAGCCAACGTGCTCTTGATCGCCGGGACCGTGGTGGCGGCCGGCGGAGTCACGTGGGCGCTCTTGTCGAGGAAGAAGTCCGAACCCGCCGCGGCGGCGCCTCTGCATTTCACAGTGACGCCAGGCGGCTTCCGCATCGGCGGCCGGCTGTGA
- a CDS encoding serine/threonine protein kinase, producing MGAAESTTTETIGRYEVVGRLAVGGMAEILLGRLRGPSGFERAVVIKRILPHLAEQPAFVDMFLDEARLAARIQHRNVVQVHELGQDGVNLFLTMEYLEGENTAGIVRRSLVKEEELGVAVCAYIVAEACAGLHAAHELTDAEGRPLGLVHRDVSPQNIFVTYGGGVRVLDFGIAKAADRSAHTEVGQLKGKFEYMSPEQCRGKAIDRRCDVFALGIVLYELLTRRRLFKRDNKLAVLEAVCREMPLAPSKVIEGCPESLDRVVMKALSKHADDRYPTAAELRRDLMAVVRELMGTNDPEEELVAVMRRLFGDRIAEKNEMLRCVRAGDAVGVVPNAEADSAVEIPELEGMEPSSELSGMNSIPRARLESGFTLGGVHAGSGVDALAAEAARLKRKKLTTLVAGGGAGLMLLILLLVWLSAPEPNGVFLTQGTFALRVPRSAMPRRGPPLPPAVTEVVIKVISEPDGAAVLVAGEDRGKTPIEFKLARGTDPVEITLRRDGYLDAVEKVMPDENQRFRVSLTKAKVKTGGGPVPKTGGGFHRFD from the coding sequence ATGGGCGCCGCGGAATCGACAACGACAGAGACCATCGGCCGGTATGAGGTCGTCGGCCGCCTCGCAGTAGGCGGCATGGCGGAGATCTTGCTCGGAAGGCTGCGGGGGCCAAGCGGTTTCGAACGGGCGGTGGTCATCAAGCGGATTTTGCCCCACCTGGCCGAGCAGCCGGCGTTCGTCGACATGTTCCTGGACGAGGCCCGCCTGGCGGCCCGGATCCAGCACCGGAACGTGGTCCAGGTCCACGAGCTTGGGCAGGACGGGGTGAACCTGTTCCTGACCATGGAGTACCTGGAGGGGGAGAACACCGCGGGCATCGTGCGCCGCAGCCTGGTCAAGGAGGAAGAGCTGGGGGTGGCGGTTTGCGCGTACATCGTGGCAGAGGCGTGCGCCGGCCTGCACGCCGCCCACGAGCTCACCGACGCCGAGGGGCGCCCGCTCGGCCTCGTGCACCGTGACGTCTCCCCGCAGAATATCTTCGTCACCTACGGCGGAGGGGTCCGGGTGCTCGACTTCGGCATTGCCAAGGCCGCCGACCGCAGCGCGCACACCGAGGTCGGACAGCTCAAGGGCAAGTTCGAATACATGTCGCCGGAGCAGTGCCGCGGCAAGGCCATCGATCGGCGCTGTGACGTGTTCGCGCTCGGCATCGTGCTCTACGAGCTCTTGACGCGCCGGCGCCTCTTCAAGCGCGACAACAAACTCGCCGTGCTCGAGGCCGTGTGTCGCGAAATGCCCCTGGCCCCCAGCAAGGTCATCGAGGGTTGCCCGGAGTCACTGGACCGCGTGGTGATGAAGGCGCTGTCCAAACATGCCGACGATCGTTACCCCACCGCGGCTGAGCTGCGTCGCGACCTGATGGCCGTGGTCCGGGAGCTGATGGGGACCAACGACCCGGAAGAGGAGCTGGTCGCGGTAATGCGCCGCTTGTTCGGCGATCGCATCGCAGAAAAGAACGAGATGCTGCGCTGCGTCCGGGCCGGCGACGCGGTCGGCGTGGTGCCCAACGCCGAGGCGGACTCGGCGGTGGAAATCCCCGAGCTCGAGGGCATGGAGCCGTCGAGCGAGCTTTCGGGCATGAACTCGATCCCGCGAGCCCGGCTCGAGAGCGGCTTCACCCTCGGTGGCGTGCACGCGGGGTCCGGCGTCGACGCGCTGGCCGCCGAGGCGGCCAGGCTGAAGCGCAAGAAGCTCACGACTCTGGTCGCGGGTGGTGGTGCGGGGCTCATGCTGTTGATCCTCTTGCTGGTGTGGCTGAGCGCGCCCGAACCCAACGGGGTGTTCCTGACCCAGGGCACCTTCGCGCTCAGGGTCCCGCGCTCGGCGATGCCGCGGCGCGGCCCGCCGCTGCCGCCCGCGGTCACGGAGGTGGTGATCAAGGTGATCAGCGAGCCCGACGGAGCCGCGGTGCTCGTTGCCGGGGAGGACCGAGGCAAGACTCCCATCGAGTTCAAGCTCGCTCGTGGAACCGACCCAGTGGAAATTACTCTCAGACGCGACGGTTATCTCGACGCGGTCGAGAAGGTGATGCCGGACGAGAATCAGCGCTTCCGGGTGTCGCTGACCAAGGCCAAGGTCAAGACGGGTGGCGGACCCGTGCCCAAGACGGGCGGCGGCTTTCATCGCTTCGACTGA
- a CDS encoding YgiQ family radical SAM protein, translating to MGLVELRRGRQAPSSADLRSFLPTRRAEMDARGWAELDILIVTGDAYVDHPAFGPILIARFLEGRGYRVGIAAQPRWDEPSDLLVMGRPRLFVGVSAGNLDSMLNKLTAQKKVRSDDQYSPGGRPNQRPNRASIVYANLCRQAFPGLPVVLGGIEASLRRIAHYDYWSDSVRRSLLLDAKADLLVFGMGERAAWEIAKRLDAGEKISELSDVRGTARVLNSPAQWRPLADAPSRFTTDGKAVILPAYEEVLEDKRAFAKMTAAFQKETNAHNARPLLQVHGKQAVYMNPPALPLEEGEMDGLYALPFLRKPHFSYGEARIPAFETVKHSIVTMRGCFGGCSFCSITEHEGRIIQSRSEQSVLHEVRQLSRMSGFSGVVTDVGGPTANMYKLACREPKIEAACRRLSCVHPGVCENLQTDHKPLVRLLRKVRAEKGIKRVFIASGVRYDLAEKSPEFIRELAAHHTGGQLSVAPEHVDPDVLDKMRKPGVESYERFAQAFCAASEAAGKEQYLVPYYITGHPGSTLTDTIALARYLKRNDMRPRQVQDFIPTPMAVATAMFHTGLDPFTGKAVPVARDLREKRRMKALILWWDPEHWPLAREALQKAGRTDLIGTTPNSLIPPAHAALSAASGGGPSGSRGGGWYKPGGGERRPRSASSGRARNAEGGRGGRERGDAPREGAPSPRPGRRLR from the coding sequence ATGGGCTTGGTTGAGCTGAGGCGCGGTCGGCAGGCGCCGTCGTCGGCGGACCTGCGGAGCTTCTTGCCGACGAGGCGCGCCGAGATGGACGCGCGGGGTTGGGCCGAGCTCGACATCCTGATCGTCACGGGTGACGCCTACGTCGATCACCCCGCGTTTGGCCCCATTCTCATCGCGCGCTTCCTCGAGGGGCGTGGATACCGCGTCGGGATCGCGGCCCAGCCCCGCTGGGACGAGCCGTCCGACCTTCTGGTCATGGGGCGCCCGCGCCTGTTCGTCGGTGTCAGCGCCGGGAACCTCGACAGCATGCTCAACAAACTCACGGCGCAGAAGAAGGTGCGCTCGGACGACCAGTATTCCCCCGGCGGTCGCCCGAACCAGCGCCCCAATCGAGCCAGCATCGTCTACGCGAACCTGTGCCGCCAAGCGTTCCCGGGTCTGCCCGTGGTCCTCGGCGGCATCGAGGCCTCGCTCCGCCGCATCGCGCACTACGACTACTGGTCCGACTCGGTTCGGCGCTCGCTGCTCCTGGACGCAAAGGCCGATCTCTTGGTCTTTGGCATGGGCGAGCGGGCCGCGTGGGAGATCGCCAAGCGCCTGGACGCCGGGGAGAAGATCTCCGAGCTCAGCGACGTGCGCGGCACCGCCCGGGTCCTGAACAGTCCAGCACAATGGCGGCCGTTGGCCGACGCTCCGAGCCGTTTCACCACCGATGGCAAGGCCGTGATCTTGCCCGCGTACGAAGAGGTCCTGGAAGACAAGCGCGCGTTCGCGAAGATGACGGCGGCGTTTCAGAAGGAGACCAACGCTCACAACGCACGCCCGCTGCTGCAGGTCCACGGCAAACAGGCCGTGTACATGAACCCGCCGGCGCTGCCGCTCGAGGAGGGGGAAATGGATGGGCTCTACGCCCTGCCGTTCCTGCGGAAGCCGCATTTTTCCTACGGCGAAGCGCGCATTCCGGCCTTCGAGACCGTCAAACACTCCATCGTCACCATGCGCGGGTGTTTCGGCGGCTGCAGCTTCTGCAGCATCACGGAGCACGAAGGCCGCATCATTCAGAGCCGCTCCGAACAGAGTGTGCTCCACGAGGTGCGCCAGCTCTCGCGCATGTCTGGCTTCTCCGGCGTGGTGACCGACGTGGGGGGACCCACCGCCAACATGTACAAACTCGCCTGCCGCGAGCCGAAGATCGAGGCGGCCTGTCGCCGCCTGTCCTGCGTGCACCCGGGTGTGTGCGAGAACCTGCAGACGGACCACAAACCGCTGGTGCGGTTGCTGCGCAAGGTGCGCGCCGAGAAGGGCATCAAGCGGGTCTTCATCGCGTCCGGTGTGCGCTACGACCTGGCGGAGAAGAGCCCCGAGTTCATCCGGGAGCTGGCGGCGCACCACACCGGTGGGCAGCTGTCGGTGGCGCCCGAACACGTCGACCCGGACGTGCTCGACAAGATGCGGAAACCTGGCGTCGAGTCCTACGAGCGTTTTGCCCAGGCCTTCTGCGCGGCGAGCGAGGCCGCGGGCAAGGAGCAATACCTGGTGCCGTACTACATCACCGGGCACCCCGGCTCGACCCTCACCGACACCATCGCGCTCGCGCGCTACCTGAAACGGAACGACATGCGCCCGCGCCAGGTGCAAGACTTCATCCCGACGCCGATGGCCGTCGCCACGGCCATGTTCCACACCGGGCTCGATCCCTTCACCGGGAAGGCCGTGCCCGTGGCACGCGACCTCCGGGAGAAACGCCGGATGAAGGCGCTGATCTTGTGGTGGGACCCCGAACACTGGCCGCTGGCCCGCGAGGCCCTGCAGAAGGCCGGCAGAACCGACCTGATTGGCACCACGCCGAACTCGCTGATTCCGCCGGCGCACGCCGCTCTGAGCGCGGCCTCCGGGGGGGGCCCTTCGGGCTCGCGCGGTGGGGGGTGGTATAAGCCAGGGGGTGGCGAGCGACGACCGCGGTCAGCGTCCTCAGGGCGTGCCCGCAACGCTGAAGGCGGACGCGGGGGTCGCGAGCGAGGTGATGCGCCGCGTGAAGGCGCCCCATCGCCCCGTCCTGGTCGTCGTCTCCGGTAA
- a CDS encoding diguanylate cyclase, producing the protein MKAPHRPVLVVVSGNEKDVGRRVLVERTLLLGRDPDAGLPLSDGLVSWHHASIDDRGDGWALVDLGSTNGVALNGEKVTDAVLSPNDTVLLGSTVVRFEKEDGVAQAYNQVVERLLNIDDLSGLFVRRKFDAELETLLEVARKQQRSVALLVMDLDGVKKINDTHGHLFGAYVIGASGKLIGEVVGRRGIGSRFGGDEFLAALPGLDRAAALAVAEEIRAKLNEHPFEKDGIALRPGISIGVALFPEDADEKSLFQRADEALYRAKVGGKNRVCS; encoded by the coding sequence GTGAAGGCGCCCCATCGCCCCGTCCTGGTCGTCGTCTCCGGTAACGAAAAGGACGTCGGTCGCCGGGTCCTCGTCGAGCGCACGCTGCTGCTCGGGCGTGACCCCGACGCGGGGCTGCCGCTCTCCGACGGGTTGGTGTCGTGGCATCACGCGAGCATCGACGACCGCGGCGACGGCTGGGCGCTGGTCGATCTAGGGAGCACCAACGGCGTCGCACTGAACGGTGAGAAGGTCACCGATGCGGTCTTGTCTCCGAACGACACGGTGCTGCTCGGCTCGACGGTGGTGCGGTTCGAGAAGGAGGACGGGGTCGCGCAGGCCTACAATCAGGTGGTCGAGCGCCTGCTGAACATCGACGACCTCTCGGGCCTGTTCGTGCGACGGAAATTCGACGCGGAGCTCGAGACGCTGCTGGAGGTTGCGCGCAAACAGCAACGAAGTGTGGCCCTCTTGGTGATGGATCTCGATGGTGTGAAGAAGATCAACGACACCCACGGGCACCTGTTCGGCGCCTACGTGATCGGGGCGAGCGGCAAGCTGATCGGTGAGGTGGTCGGGCGGCGGGGCATTGGCTCACGCTTCGGCGGGGACGAGTTCCTGGCCGCGTTGCCCGGGCTCGACCGAGCGGCAGCCCTGGCGGTGGCCGAGGAGATCCGCGCCAAGCTGAACGAACATCCGTTCGAGAAGGACGGGATCGCGCTTCGGCCCGGGATCTCCATCGGGGTCGCGCTCTTTCCGGAGGACGCCGACGAAAAATCTCTGTTCCAGCGGGCCGACGAGGCGCTGTATCGGGCCAAAGTTGGTGGTAAGAACCGCGTGTGTTCCTGA
- the upp gene encoding uracil phosphoribosyltransferase, translated as MPADNVFVIDHPLIQHKLTLMRQKDTSTSDFRALLSELSMLMAYEVTRDMQIVMHEIETPLAKMQAPLLEGKKIVFISVLRAGTGMLDGMLRIVPSARVGHIGLYRDPKTLKPVEYFFKVPSEMEDRDAIVMDPMLATGNSAVAAVARVKATSPKSVKYVCLLAAPEGIRTLQAEHPDVPIYTPAIDERLNDHGYILPGLGDAGDRIYGTK; from the coding sequence ATGCCTGCCGACAACGTCTTTGTGATCGACCACCCGCTGATCCAGCACAAGCTGACCTTGATGCGGCAAAAGGACACGAGCACGAGCGATTTTCGCGCGCTCCTGTCCGAGCTCAGCATGCTGATGGCCTACGAGGTCACGCGCGACATGCAGATCGTGATGCACGAGATCGAGACCCCGCTGGCGAAGATGCAGGCGCCGCTACTCGAGGGGAAGAAGATCGTGTTCATCAGTGTGCTGCGGGCCGGGACCGGCATGCTCGACGGCATGCTGCGCATCGTGCCGAGCGCCCGCGTCGGGCACATTGGCCTCTACCGCGATCCAAAGACGCTGAAGCCGGTGGAGTACTTCTTCAAGGTGCCGAGCGAGATGGAGGACCGCGACGCCATCGTCATGGATCCGATGCTCGCCACCGGCAACAGCGCGGTCGCGGCGGTGGCGCGAGTGAAGGCGACCTCACCGAAGAGTGTGAAATACGTGTGTTTGCTGGCGGCGCCCGAGGGCATCCGGACGTTGCAAGCCGAACACCCCGACGTGCCGATTTACACCCCCGCCATCGACGAGCGCTTGAACGACCACGGCTACATCTTGCCGGGTCTCGGAGACGCCGGCGATCGCATCTACGGCACCAAGTAG
- the pap gene encoding polyphosphate:AMP phosphotransferase yields MFETAELGRTLTKSDFSERARSLRTALLSIQRELATADFPVLIVIGGVDGAGKGEVQNRLFEWMDARGLSSYATDEPTQDERERPEYWRYWMALPPKGFVGVFLGAWYAPAVESHVSGDSSDDHLGAALRRAVAFEKNLTDDGALIIKLWLHISKKVQKKRLTKLEKNRDTAWRVTRRDWERHAAYADIRRTCERVIRETSTGDAPWTVIESEDARYRDVTVAEHVLERIRYRLENAPPVSQKTAASVDLPDPHTILDSLDLTQTIDAKAYGHELELLQGRMNRLARQVAKRQRGVLMVFEGWDAAGKGGAIRRITSALDARAYRVIPIAAPTDEERAHHYLWRFWRHLPRLGKFTIYDRSWYGRVLVERIEGFASERTWMRAYKEINDFEEHLVESGLIVMKFWLHISRDEQLRRFQERERESYKQYKIGPEDYRNRAKTNAYEGAANDMIERTSTEFAPWTLIEAEDKRYSRIKTLREACARLEAAL; encoded by the coding sequence ATGTTCGAGACCGCCGAGCTGGGACGCACCCTCACGAAGTCCGACTTCTCCGAGCGGGCACGGAGCCTCCGGACCGCACTCTTGTCGATCCAGCGGGAGCTGGCGACCGCCGACTTCCCCGTGCTCATCGTGATCGGCGGCGTCGACGGCGCCGGCAAGGGGGAGGTGCAGAACCGCTTGTTCGAGTGGATGGATGCGCGCGGGCTCTCGAGCTACGCGACGGACGAGCCGACCCAGGACGAGCGCGAACGCCCGGAGTACTGGCGCTACTGGATGGCGCTGCCGCCCAAGGGATTCGTCGGGGTGTTCCTCGGCGCCTGGTACGCGCCCGCCGTCGAGAGCCACGTCTCGGGCGACTCGAGCGACGATCACCTCGGCGCTGCGCTGCGGCGTGCGGTCGCGTTCGAGAAGAACCTCACCGATGACGGTGCGCTCATCATCAAGCTCTGGCTGCACATCAGCAAGAAGGTGCAGAAGAAGCGGCTCACCAAGCTGGAGAAGAACCGGGACACCGCCTGGCGTGTGACACGACGAGACTGGGAGCGTCACGCCGCCTACGCCGACATTCGTCGCACCTGCGAGCGCGTGATCCGCGAGACCAGCACTGGCGACGCACCGTGGACGGTGATCGAGAGTGAGGACGCACGGTACCGCGACGTCACCGTGGCCGAACACGTGCTCGAGCGCATCCGCTACCGCCTCGAAAACGCCCCGCCTGTGTCGCAAAAAACGGCCGCTTCCGTCGATCTGCCCGACCCTCACACGATCCTCGACTCGCTCGATCTGACGCAGACCATCGACGCCAAGGCCTACGGGCACGAGCTCGAGTTGCTGCAGGGGCGCATGAATCGCCTGGCGCGACAGGTGGCCAAGCGGCAGCGCGGGGTGTTGATGGTGTTCGAGGGCTGGGACGCCGCGGGCAAGGGCGGCGCGATCCGGCGCATCACGAGCGCGCTCGATGCCCGCGCCTACCGCGTGATCCCCATCGCGGCTCCCACCGACGAGGAGCGCGCGCACCACTACCTGTGGAGGTTCTGGCGCCACCTGCCACGACTCGGGAAATTCACCATCTACGATCGCAGCTGGTATGGACGCGTGCTGGTCGAGCGCATCGAGGGGTTCGCCAGCGAACGCACCTGGATGCGGGCCTACAAAGAGATCAACGACTTCGAGGAGCACCTGGTCGAGAGCGGACTCATCGTGATGAAGTTCTGGCTGCACATCAGCCGCGATGAACAGCTGCGCAGATTCCAGGAGCGGGAACGGGAGTCGTACAAGCAGTACAAGATCGGCCCCGAGGACTACCGGAACCGAGCCAAGACCAACGCCTACGAGGGCGCGGCCAACGATATGATCGAGCGCACCAGCACCGAGTTTGCTCCGTGGACCCTGATCGAGGCGGAAGACAAGCGGTATTCGCGGATCAAGACCCTGCGCGAGGCCTGCGCCCGGCTCGAAGCCGCGCTCTGA